One segment of Stappia sp. 28M-7 DNA contains the following:
- a CDS encoding amino acid ABC transporter permease, translating to MSVSKIAYVRTDEAPRMAPPVSETGVIGWVRQNLFDSVGNAIMTVVGIAMLALILPPTINWLFIDAVWTGTSRDACVVEGAGACWAFVYAKFGQFMYGRYPDPERWRVDLTGLLLIAGLVPAAIPRVPFKRETVLYLLIVFPIAGFILLTGGNIELSGTFWIGLAILAAIALAITGLICSNAGIALAAPLKVVAAMFLALAAVFAVVSFDFGLRPVETQLWGGLLVTLVVAIVGIVASFPLGILLALGRRSKLPAVKLVSVIFIEFWRGVPLITVLFMSSVMLPLFLPDGVNFDKLLRALIGVALFASAYMAEVVRGGLQAIPKGQYEAADAMGLSFWQGIGLIIMPQALKLVIPGIVNTFIGLFKDTSLVLIIGLFDLLGIVSLNFSDANWASPNTPATGFVFAAFVFWIFCFGMSRYSIYMERRLHRGHAR from the coding sequence ATGAGCGTGTCGAAAATCGCCTATGTGCGAACCGACGAGGCGCCGCGCATGGCGCCGCCCGTCTCCGAGACCGGCGTGATCGGCTGGGTCCGCCAGAACCTGTTCGACAGTGTCGGCAATGCCATCATGACCGTGGTCGGCATCGCCATGCTGGCCCTGATCCTGCCGCCGACGATCAACTGGCTGTTCATCGACGCGGTGTGGACCGGCACCAGCCGCGACGCCTGCGTCGTGGAAGGGGCAGGGGCCTGCTGGGCCTTCGTCTATGCCAAGTTCGGCCAGTTCATGTACGGCCGCTATCCCGATCCGGAGCGCTGGCGGGTGGATCTCACCGGCCTGTTGCTGATCGCCGGTCTGGTACCGGCGGCGATCCCGCGGGTGCCGTTCAAGCGCGAGACAGTGCTCTATCTGCTCATCGTCTTCCCGATTGCCGGCTTCATCCTGCTGACCGGCGGCAATATCGAACTGTCGGGCACGTTCTGGATCGGCCTTGCGATCCTGGCCGCGATCGCGCTCGCCATCACCGGGCTGATCTGCAGCAATGCGGGCATCGCGCTGGCCGCGCCGCTCAAGGTCGTGGCGGCGATGTTCCTGGCGCTGGCGGCGGTGTTCGCGGTCGTCTCGTTCGACTTCGGCCTGAGGCCGGTGGAGACGCAGCTGTGGGGCGGCCTGCTGGTGACGCTGGTGGTCGCCATCGTCGGCATCGTCGCCTCGTTCCCGCTCGGCATCCTGCTGGCGCTGGGACGGCGGTCGAAGCTGCCGGCGGTGAAGCTGGTCTCGGTGATCTTCATCGAGTTCTGGCGCGGCGTGCCGCTGATCACCGTGCTGTTCATGTCGTCGGTGATGCTGCCGCTGTTTCTTCCCGACGGCGTCAACTTCGACAAGCTGCTGCGGGCGCTGATCGGCGTCGCCCTGTTCGCCTCCGCCTACATGGCAGAGGTGGTGCGCGGCGGCCTGCAGGCGATCCCCAAGGGCCAGTACGAGGCGGCCGATGCCATGGGCCTGTCGTTCTGGCAGGGCATCGGCCTCATCATCATGCCGCAGGCGCTGAAGCTGGTCATTCCGGGCATCGTCAACACCTTCATCGGCCTGTTCAAGGACACGAGCCTGGTGCTGATCATCGGCCTGTTCGACCTGCTCGGCATCGTCTCGCTGAACTTCTCCGACGCGAACTGGGCCTCGCCCAACACGCCGGCGACGGGCTTCGTCTTTGCCGCTTTCGTCTTCTGGATCTTCTGCTTCGGCATGTCGCGCTACTCCATCTACATGGAGCGCCGCCTGCACCGGGGGCACGCGCGCTGA
- a CDS encoding amino acid ABC transporter ATP-binding protein has product MSEHAADAADTIPNRSRMTVSETDVAIEITNMNKWYGDFHVLRDINLKVMRGERIVICGPSGSGKSTMIRCINRLEEHQKGSIVVDGIELTDDLKKIDEIRREVGMCFQHFNLFPHLTILENCTLAPIWVRKMPKAKAEEIAMHYLERVKIPEQAKKYPGQLSGGQQQRVAIARSLCMSPKIMLFDEPTSALDPEMIKEVLDVMVSLAEEGMTMLCVTHEMGFARQVANRVIFMDAGQIVEQNEPEPFFTNPQHERTKLFLSQILH; this is encoded by the coding sequence ATGAGTGAACATGCTGCCGATGCCGCGGACACCATCCCTAACCGCAGCCGGATGACGGTGTCGGAGACCGACGTCGCCATCGAAATCACCAACATGAACAAGTGGTACGGCGATTTCCACGTGCTGCGCGACATCAACCTGAAGGTGATGCGCGGCGAGCGGATCGTCATCTGCGGCCCGTCCGGGTCCGGCAAGTCGACCATGATCCGCTGCATCAACCGCTTGGAGGAGCACCAGAAGGGCTCCATCGTGGTGGACGGGATCGAGCTGACCGACGATTTGAAGAAGATCGACGAGATCCGCCGCGAGGTCGGCATGTGCTTCCAGCACTTCAACCTCTTCCCGCATCTGACAATCCTGGAGAACTGCACGCTGGCGCCGATCTGGGTGCGCAAGATGCCCAAGGCCAAGGCCGAGGAAATCGCCATGCACTACCTGGAGCGGGTCAAGATCCCCGAGCAGGCGAAGAAATATCCGGGCCAGCTGTCGGGAGGCCAGCAGCAGCGCGTGGCGATCGCCCGCTCGCTGTGCATGAGCCCGAAGATCATGCTGTTCGACGAGCCGACCTCGGCGCTCGACCCGGAGATGATCAAGGAAGTGCTCGACGTGATGGTGAGCCTGGCGGAAGAGGGCATGACCATGCTCTGCGTCACCCACGAGATGGGCTTCGCGCGTCAGGTCGCCAACCGCGTCATCTTCATGGATGCCGGCCAGATCGTCGAGCAGAACGAGCCGGAACCCTTCTTCACGAATCCGCAGCACGAGCGGACAAAGCTGTTCCTCAGCCAGATCCTGCACTGA
- a CDS encoding GlxA family transcriptional regulator → MALILLDQFSLIAFTSTIEPIRIANRVLGQEFYSWKTYSVDGNPVQASNGCHVSVQGSINELDDADITLICSGVDVERVPLPKELGTKLRKLNARGRTYGAVCTGSYVLARYHLLDGRRCTIHWENLRSFREEFPEIEVSGDLFAIDRNCITCAGGMAALDMMLRVIAIQHGAYLAHEVAEVALYQNMRSGESAQRHDLESRTGISNVKILDAIRIMDLHIEDPLSCQQLAMTVNLSPRQLERLFRRHFDCTPGQYYLKIRLETARDLLRRTNRPVLDVAIACGFASTSHFTKCYRERYSCTPTEERQSYFWAQGGRKQTARIVAPARIATSG, encoded by the coding sequence GTGGCCCTTATCCTTCTCGATCAGTTCTCGCTGATCGCCTTTACCTCGACCATCGAGCCGATCCGCATTGCCAACCGGGTGCTGGGCCAGGAGTTCTATTCCTGGAAAACCTACTCGGTGGACGGCAATCCGGTCCAGGCCAGCAACGGCTGCCATGTCTCCGTGCAGGGCTCGATCAACGAGCTCGACGATGCCGACATCACCCTCATCTGCTCCGGCGTCGACGTGGAGCGCGTGCCCCTGCCCAAGGAGCTCGGCACCAAGCTGCGCAAGCTGAATGCGCGCGGGCGCACCTATGGCGCCGTCTGCACCGGCTCCTATGTGCTGGCCCGCTACCACCTGCTCGACGGCCGCCGCTGCACCATCCACTGGGAGAACCTGAGGTCCTTCCGCGAGGAGTTTCCGGAGATCGAGGTCTCCGGCGACCTGTTCGCCATCGACCGCAACTGCATCACCTGCGCCGGCGGCATGGCCGCGCTCGACATGATGCTGCGCGTCATCGCCATCCAGCACGGCGCCTATCTGGCCCATGAAGTCGCCGAGGTCGCGCTCTACCAGAACATGCGCTCGGGCGAGAGCGCGCAGCGCCACGACCTGGAGAGCCGCACCGGCATCTCCAACGTCAAGATCCTCGACGCGATCCGCATCATGGACCTGCATATCGAGGATCCGCTGTCCTGCCAGCAGCTGGCGATGACCGTGAACCTCAGCCCGCGCCAGCTGGAGCGGTTGTTCCGCCGCCATTTCGATTGCACGCCGGGCCAATACTATCTCAAGATCCGCCTGGAGACGGCGCGCGACCTTCTGCGCCGGACCAACCGGCCGGTGCTCGACGTCGCCATCGCCTGCGGCTTCGCCTCCACCTCGCATTTCACCAAGTGCTACCGCGAGCGCTACAGCTGCACTCCGACGGAGGAGCGGCAGTCCTATTTCTGGGCGCAGGGCGGACGCAAGCAGACCGCGCGCATCGTCGCTCCTGCGCGGATCGCGACCTCCGGCTAG
- a CDS encoding PleD family two-component system response regulator, whose translation MTHKTTILCIEDEKLLLEDLTEELQDAGYEVLTASNGQEGLDCLQQHVPDLVICDMMMPVMSGPELLARIRSDFPRLTRMPFIFLTALATRDDIIQGKKLGADDYLTKPLDFDMLLATVEARLNEVRRIDGAHRAQLMQIEKAIRQSRQARGPLRIALVGGVAKVTEPIHAALEELGCEVALVPEENLKHKSYSFDRQDIVLLVYSKFVHYYLQYMTGQGVRPQHGKMVLLAPPNMSEGARAGLLETGIDGFLDYPYRPVEIFKLLMDRLQPA comes from the coding sequence ATGACCCACAAGACGACGATCCTGTGCATCGAGGACGAGAAGCTGCTGCTGGAAGACCTGACGGAAGAGCTTCAGGATGCCGGCTACGAGGTCCTGACCGCCAGCAACGGGCAGGAAGGCCTCGACTGCCTCCAGCAGCATGTCCCGGACCTCGTCATCTGCGACATGATGATGCCAGTGATGAGCGGGCCGGAGCTGCTGGCCCGCATCCGCAGCGACTTCCCCCGGCTGACCCGCATGCCCTTCATCTTCCTCACCGCGCTCGCCACGCGCGACGACATCATCCAGGGCAAGAAGCTGGGCGCGGACGACTATCTCACCAAGCCGCTCGACTTCGACATGCTGCTGGCGACGGTCGAGGCGCGGCTGAACGAAGTCAGGCGCATCGACGGCGCCCACCGGGCACAGCTCATGCAGATCGAAAAGGCGATCCGCCAGTCGCGGCAGGCACGCGGCCCCTTGCGCATCGCCCTTGTCGGCGGTGTGGCGAAGGTGACCGAGCCGATCCACGCCGCACTGGAGGAGCTGGGCTGCGAAGTCGCGCTCGTTCCGGAGGAGAACCTGAAGCACAAGAGCTACAGCTTCGACCGGCAGGACATCGTCCTGCTCGTCTACAGCAAGTTCGTGCACTACTACCTGCAATACATGACCGGCCAGGGAGTTCGCCCCCAGCACGGCAAGATGGTGCTGCTGGCCCCTCCGAACATGAGCGAGGGCGCGCGCGCCGGCCTTCTGGAAACCGGTATCGACGGCTTCCTCGACTATCCCTATCGGCCCGTCGAGATCTTCAAGCTGCTGATGGACCGCCTGCAGCCGGCCTGA
- a CDS encoding amino acid ABC transporter permease: MTPASSAEREQAGGGSGTSWFYNPRVRGIVFQVLVVAFLLGMLAFFAYNAKINLERAGIASGLGFLSERAGFDVSQSLVSYTNDSTYFRAFIVGLLNTLLVASIGVVIATVLGFVVGIARLSKNFLIRQIATWYVELLRNIPLLLQLLFWYKAVLSVLPSPRQSLEPVSGVYLNNRGLILPEVIGQPGSSAILWALLAAVATSIGISRWARKRQQETGRQFPSVLVGLALIIGLPLLVFLVTGMPVDLAYAELAGFNFRGGVVVIPEFMALLLGLALYTAAFIAEIVRAGILAVSHGQTEAAYSLGLRPRRTLQLVIIPQAMRVIIPPLTSQYLNLTKNSSLAVAIGYPDLVAVFAGTVLNQTGQAVEVIIITMLVYLTLSLLTSGFMNWYNSRMALVER, from the coding sequence ATGACACCTGCAAGCTCTGCCGAGCGCGAGCAAGCGGGCGGCGGATCCGGCACATCCTGGTTCTACAATCCGCGCGTGCGCGGCATTGTCTTCCAGGTGCTGGTCGTCGCCTTCCTCCTGGGGATGCTTGCCTTCTTCGCGTACAACGCGAAGATCAACCTGGAACGGGCGGGAATCGCCTCCGGCCTCGGATTCCTGTCCGAGCGCGCCGGCTTCGATGTCTCCCAGTCCCTTGTTTCCTACACCAATGACAGCACCTATTTTCGCGCCTTCATCGTGGGGCTGTTGAACACCCTGCTGGTGGCGTCGATTGGCGTCGTCATCGCGACGGTGCTCGGCTTCGTCGTGGGCATCGCGCGGCTGTCGAAGAACTTCCTGATCCGCCAGATCGCCACCTGGTATGTAGAGCTGCTGCGCAACATCCCGCTGCTGCTGCAGCTGCTGTTCTGGTACAAGGCGGTGCTGTCCGTGCTGCCCTCGCCGCGCCAGTCTCTGGAGCCGGTGTCGGGGGTCTATCTCAACAATCGCGGCCTGATCCTTCCCGAGGTGATCGGCCAGCCGGGCTCCTCGGCGATCCTGTGGGCGCTGCTTGCGGCGGTCGCAACGTCGATCGGCATTTCCCGCTGGGCGCGCAAGCGCCAGCAGGAGACGGGACGCCAGTTCCCCAGCGTTCTCGTCGGGCTCGCCCTGATCATCGGCCTGCCACTGCTGGTCTTCCTGGTCACCGGCATGCCGGTCGATCTGGCCTATGCGGAGCTGGCCGGCTTCAACTTCCGCGGCGGCGTCGTCGTCATCCCGGAATTCATGGCCCTGCTGCTGGGACTTGCGCTCTACACCGCGGCCTTCATCGCCGAGATCGTGCGCGCGGGGATCCTTGCCGTCTCGCACGGCCAGACGGAGGCGGCCTATTCGCTCGGCCTGAGACCGCGGCGGACGCTGCAGCTGGTCATCATCCCGCAGGCGATGCGGGTGATCATCCCGCCGCTGACCAGCCAGTATCTCAACCTGACCAAGAACTCCTCGCTGGCGGTGGCCATCGGCTATCCGGACCTTGTCGCGGTGTTCGCCGGCACGGTGCTGAACCAGACCGGCCAGGCGGTCGAGGTGATCATCATCACCATGCTGGTCTACCTGACCCTGTCACTGCTCACCTCGGGCTTCATGAACTGGTACAACTCGCGCATGGCGCTGGTGGAGAGGTAG
- a CDS encoding amino acid ABC transporter substrate-binding protein, whose protein sequence is MTHKLLPIVLGAALGLTATAASAATLDDVKAKGFLQCGSNTGLAGFAAPDDKGEWTGLDVSMCRAIAAAIFDDATAVKFTPLTAKERFTALQTGEVDVLVRNTTWTMSRDTTLGLNFTGVNYYDGQGFMVRKSLGVSSALELSGASVCVQTGTTTELNLTDYFKANGMEYNPVVFEKLEEVNAAYDANRCDVYTTDASGLYSIRLQLTNPADHIVLPEIISKEPLGPAVRQGDDQWFNLVKWVHYAMLNAEELGVTSANVEEMKGSDNPNIRRLLGVEGTFGESIGLSNDWAARVIKHVGNYGEVFDKTVGPDTPLGIARGVNALWSKGGLQYAPPIR, encoded by the coding sequence ATGACGCATAAATTGCTTCCGATCGTGCTCGGCGCGGCGCTCGGCCTGACGGCCACCGCCGCTTCCGCCGCGACGCTCGACGACGTCAAGGCGAAGGGTTTCCTGCAGTGCGGCTCCAACACCGGCCTGGCCGGTTTTGCGGCTCCGGACGACAAGGGCGAGTGGACCGGCCTCGACGTCTCCATGTGCCGCGCCATCGCGGCCGCGATCTTCGACGATGCCACCGCGGTGAAGTTCACCCCGCTGACCGCCAAGGAGCGTTTCACCGCGCTGCAGACCGGCGAAGTCGACGTGCTGGTGCGCAACACCACCTGGACGATGAGCCGCGACACGACCCTTGGCCTGAATTTCACCGGCGTCAACTACTATGACGGCCAGGGCTTCATGGTCCGCAAGTCGCTGGGCGTCTCCTCGGCGCTCGAGCTGTCCGGCGCCTCGGTCTGCGTGCAGACCGGCACCACCACCGAGCTGAACCTGACCGACTACTTCAAGGCCAACGGCATGGAGTACAACCCGGTCGTGTTCGAGAAGCTCGAGGAGGTGAACGCCGCCTACGACGCCAACCGTTGCGACGTCTACACGACCGACGCCTCGGGCCTGTACTCGATCCGTCTGCAGCTGACCAACCCGGCCGACCACATCGTGCTGCCGGAGATCATCTCCAAGGAGCCGCTCGGCCCCGCAGTGCGCCAGGGCGACGACCAGTGGTTCAACCTGGTCAAGTGGGTCCACTACGCCATGCTCAACGCTGAAGAGCTGGGCGTGACCTCGGCCAACGTCGAGGAGATGAAGGGCTCCGACAACCCGAACATCCGCCGCCTCCTCGGCGTCGAAGGCACGTTCGGCGAGTCCATCGGCCTCAGCAACGACTGGGCGGCCCGCGTCATCAAGCACGTGGGCAACTACGGCGAAGTCTTCGACAAGACCGTCGGTCCGGACACCCCGCTGGGCATCGCCCGCGGCGTGAACGCGCTGTGGTCGAAGGGCGGCCTGCAGTACGCGCCGCCGATCCGCTAA
- a CDS encoding PAS-domain containing protein: MLRHLLATVHQGITVMDRHLRIVLVNETACRLLDLPRSLVEQTPGLEEVLRFNALRGEYGPGDPEAQVRERLELARSRDMYDFERERPDGTVLRIQGTPMPDGGFVTIYTDVTEARRQKDAVTEARDLLEERLEERTVELRRGRDLLASTVNAVNDGLVVVDESGRIVLTNNTFDRLFPSERSWTDSGGNIVDVLQRLGPAGLAEALEGLETDPETPSEFRFGARSWYRVSCCRTGDDGTVIYRFADITTFKLQHRALQQHTDKLVKMLRNEQKINEMQREFVSMASHEFRTPLAIIDSNAQRLRRMLDRHVANGANAIDDDAATALTRRLANIRESVDRMQYLINRFLSFTQHQSGALELELKESALRPLVQAVCQRQQGLCTTHVIDMDLDALPETAMIDARLIEQCIANILSNAIKYSAGRDSIRVRGLTENGQAVIRIEDDGVGIPEKEIPKIFNRYFRASTSSGIPGTGIGLHMTDMVVSEHRGKLNVSSEVGRGTVVEIRLPHTAARPANTQSVNEAAP, encoded by the coding sequence GTGCTCCGGCATCTCCTGGCCACCGTGCATCAGGGGATCACCGTGATGGATCGCCACTTGCGCATCGTCCTGGTCAACGAGACGGCCTGCCGGCTGCTCGACCTGCCGAGAAGCCTCGTCGAGCAGACGCCCGGACTGGAGGAGGTCCTGCGCTTCAACGCGCTGCGGGGCGAGTACGGCCCCGGCGACCCCGAAGCCCAGGTCCGCGAGCGCCTGGAGCTCGCCCGCAGCCGGGACATGTACGATTTCGAGCGCGAGCGCCCCGACGGCACGGTGCTCAGGATCCAGGGCACGCCGATGCCGGACGGCGGCTTCGTGACCATCTACACCGATGTCACCGAGGCGCGCCGGCAGAAGGACGCCGTCACCGAGGCGCGCGACCTTCTGGAGGAGCGTCTCGAGGAGCGCACCGTGGAACTGCGCCGCGGTCGCGACCTGCTCGCCAGCACGGTCAATGCGGTCAACGACGGTCTGGTGGTGGTCGACGAGAGCGGCCGGATCGTGCTGACCAACAACACGTTCGACCGGCTGTTTCCCAGCGAGCGCAGTTGGACCGACAGCGGCGGAAACATCGTCGACGTGCTGCAGCGGCTCGGCCCGGCAGGGTTGGCAGAAGCGCTGGAAGGCCTGGAAACCGATCCCGAGACGCCGAGCGAGTTCCGCTTCGGGGCCCGCAGCTGGTATCGCGTCAGCTGCTGCCGGACCGGCGACGACGGCACGGTGATCTACCGCTTTGCCGATATCACCACCTTCAAGCTCCAGCACCGGGCACTGCAGCAGCACACCGACAAGCTGGTGAAGATGCTGCGCAACGAGCAGAAGATCAACGAGATGCAGCGCGAGTTCGTCTCGATGGCCTCGCACGAGTTCCGCACCCCCCTCGCCATCATCGACAGCAACGCGCAACGCCTGCGCCGCATGCTTGACCGGCACGTCGCGAACGGGGCAAACGCGATCGACGACGACGCCGCAACCGCGCTGACCCGCCGGCTTGCAAACATCCGGGAATCCGTCGACCGGATGCAGTACCTGATCAACCGCTTCCTGAGCTTCACGCAGCACCAGTCGGGCGCTCTCGAGCTGGAGCTGAAGGAAAGCGCGTTGCGGCCGCTGGTTCAGGCGGTGTGCCAGCGCCAGCAGGGCCTGTGCACGACGCATGTCATCGACATGGACCTCGATGCCCTGCCCGAGACCGCGATGATCGACGCCCGCCTCATCGAGCAGTGCATCGCCAACATCCTGTCGAACGCCATCAAGTACTCGGCCGGCCGCGACAGCATCCGCGTTCGCGGGCTCACCGAGAACGGTCAGGCGGTCATCCGCATAGAGGACGACGGCGTCGGCATTCCCGAAAAGGAAATCCCGAAGATCTTCAACCGCTACTTCCGCGCCTCCACCTCCAGCGGCATACCGGGCACCGGCATCGGCCTGCACATGACGGACATGGTGGTCTCGGAGCACCGCGGAAAACTGAATGTCTCGAGCGAGGTCGGGCGCGGCACGGTGGTCGAGATCCGCCTGCCCCACACGGCAGCCCGCCCCGCCAACACCCAAAGCGTCAACGAGGCAGCCCCATGA
- a CDS encoding EAL domain-containing protein, translated as MKSFVGFAENIRFSLQEAFIALVPFVILVSAIRLIDFALIYSAASLPFLSYQTLTDIGRLLEIAMPVMLAISVSYQLSILFRIDRVTGAALALAVFFFDTYGTMAIDDAEAISLASINAVIAPLLALMMLRACARLPLPRLHHGALSYNLENALNMALPALLSFVLTAVVLGVLHDAANVIYAALAPAFFGLGSDMALALYLAGSQFIWFLGLHGTNLAYLAVPPDFGSFLVAGDMTRDMFMTSFVNLGGSGTTLGLALAILLFSRNQHMRSIALVALPFTAFNISEILVFGLPIVLNLRLLAPFVAVPVVCQMLGLVAISHIGLTVYPTEVPWVTPMFLNVYLQTGEVWAVLLQAALLGVSILLYAPFVIRYGRMRENKLGPSLLNDGADFDDHMRRQHGRTVFDQHKTLLRNSEAARNAVDFLRENRLAMHYQPEIDARTGSCIGFEALLRVWVEGRGFVGPYFLETLENAGFAHLIDRWVCRQVLQDLAHVQDAGRDLIVSINLHPDTIADRSTVDWLVQAFADMPVSFEIIERGLRSDPAIADNLRRLAEADLSVAIDDFGAGHSNFNLLADLPVSIVKFDRSLLLSAAEQRGRIVYRKLTGLCHELGYQVVAEGVETRAQADLVTSCGVDLIQGWLHAPAMPLDEALDFAARLNSATPLKSAPACWPLQPRA; from the coding sequence ATGAAATCGTTTGTCGGTTTCGCCGAGAACATCCGTTTTTCCTTGCAGGAAGCGTTCATCGCGCTGGTTCCGTTCGTCATTCTGGTCTCTGCCATACGGCTGATCGACTTCGCACTGATCTACAGCGCCGCCTCTCTTCCCTTCCTGTCGTATCAAACGCTCACCGATATTGGCCGGCTTCTGGAAATCGCGATGCCGGTGATGCTGGCGATTTCGGTTTCCTACCAGCTCTCGATCCTCTTCCGCATCGACCGGGTGACAGGCGCTGCGCTCGCGCTTGCCGTCTTCTTCTTCGACACTTACGGCACCATGGCGATCGACGATGCCGAGGCGATCTCCCTTGCCTCCATCAACGCGGTGATTGCCCCGCTGCTGGCGCTGATGATGCTGCGCGCCTGCGCCCGCCTGCCGCTCCCGCGCCTCCATCACGGCGCGCTCAGCTACAATCTGGAAAACGCGCTCAACATGGCGCTGCCGGCCCTGTTGAGCTTCGTTCTCACCGCCGTCGTGCTCGGCGTGCTGCATGATGCGGCCAATGTGATCTACGCAGCGCTCGCCCCGGCCTTCTTCGGGCTCGGTTCGGACATGGCGCTGGCGCTCTATCTGGCCGGCTCCCAGTTCATCTGGTTCCTCGGCCTGCACGGCACCAACCTTGCCTATCTCGCGGTGCCGCCCGACTTCGGTTCGTTCCTCGTCGCCGGCGACATGACGCGCGACATGTTCATGACCTCGTTCGTCAATCTCGGCGGATCGGGCACGACGCTCGGCCTGGCTCTGGCGATCCTGCTGTTCTCGCGCAACCAGCACATGCGGTCCATCGCGCTGGTCGCCCTGCCTTTCACCGCCTTCAACATCTCCGAGATCCTGGTCTTCGGCCTGCCGATCGTGCTGAACCTGCGGCTGCTTGCGCCGTTCGTCGCGGTTCCCGTCGTCTGCCAGATGCTCGGCCTTGTGGCCATCTCCCATATCGGCCTGACGGTCTATCCGACCGAAGTGCCCTGGGTGACGCCGATGTTCCTCAACGTCTACCTGCAGACCGGCGAAGTCTGGGCCGTGCTGCTGCAGGCGGCGCTGCTGGGGGTGAGCATCCTGCTCTATGCGCCCTTCGTGATCAGGTACGGGCGCATGCGGGAAAACAAGCTCGGCCCCTCGCTGCTCAACGATGGCGCCGACTTCGACGACCACATGCGCCGCCAGCACGGGCGCACCGTGTTCGACCAGCACAAGACGCTGCTGCGCAACAGCGAGGCCGCGCGCAATGCGGTCGACTTCCTGCGCGAAAACCGGCTCGCCATGCATTACCAGCCGGAGATCGACGCGCGCACCGGCTCCTGCATCGGCTTTGAAGCCTTGCTGCGGGTCTGGGTGGAAGGACGCGGTTTCGTCGGCCCCTATTTCCTTGAAACGCTGGAAAATGCCGGCTTCGCCCATCTGATCGACCGCTGGGTCTGCCGCCAGGTGCTGCAGGATCTGGCCCATGTTCAGGACGCCGGGCGCGACCTCATCGTCTCCATCAACCTGCATCCCGACACGATCGCCGACCGCTCCACCGTCGACTGGCTGGTCCAGGCCTTTGCCGACATGCCGGTCAGCTTCGAGATCATCGAGCGCGGGCTGCGGTCGGACCCCGCCATCGCCGACAATCTTCGCCGCCTGGCGGAAGCGGACCTGAGCGTTGCCATCGACGATTTCGGTGCGGGCCACTCCAACTTCAACCTGCTGGCCGATCTGCCGGTCAGCATCGTCAAGTTCGACCGCTCGCTGCTGCTGAGTGCGGCCGAGCAGCGCGGACGCATCGTCTACCGCAAGCTGACCGGCCTGTGCCACGAGCTCGGCTATCAGGTGGTCGCCGAAGGCGTCGAGACGCGCGCGCAGGCCGACCTTGTCACCTCCTGCGGCGTCGACCTGATCCAGGGCTGGCTGCACGCTCCGGCGATGCCGCTGGACGAGGCGCTCGACTTTGCCGCGCGCCTGAACAGCGCAACTCCCCTGAAAAGCGCCCCGGCCTGCTGGCCGCTGCAGCCGCGCGCCTGA